The following DNA comes from Streptomyces sp. NBC_00273.
GCGTCGGCGAGCGCACGGACGTGGCGGTCGTCGCCGAGCGCGGTGATCCTTCCGCCGGAAGCCGCCAGGGCGGTGTCCGGCAGGAACCCGCCCGTGGCCGGGTCGAGCAGGCGGGCGTTGAGCAGGACGAGAGGGGTGCGCACGGAGCCTCCAGCGGGGGAGGGGCGGGGAACGTCGGGCGGGGGGGGAAGGGTCGGGCGCGAAGGGTCAGGCGTCACCGGCTGCTTCGCCGGCGGCGTCACCGGTGGGGGCGCCGGTGAGGGCGCCGGTGAGGGCGCCGCGGGGCAGGCCGAGTTCGCGTTCCGCGGTGGTGACCGCCATCCGGGTCACCGCCTCGGGGCGGTCGCGGTCCTCGGTGTTGGCGTGGACGCCGAGGCCGTCGAGGACGACGAGGATCTGGATGGCCGTCACGTACGGGTCCTCCGTACGGAACTCGCCGCGCTCGACGCCCTCGCGGATCACCTCTTCCAGGCGGCCGCGCCAGGCGGCCTCCTGCTCGGCGACCCGGTCGCGCAGGAGGGGCCGGTAGCGGCTGAGGTGGCGGGCGTTGATCCAGAGCCGGCTGATGGCGTCGTAGGCCTCGCCCGACGTGCGGGCGAAGAACCGCTCCAGCCGCCCGGTCGGGGTCGGCACGCCCCCGTCCGCTCGGGGCGGCCCGTCCGCTCCGGGCAGCCCGTCCGCTCCGGGCGGCAGCAGGACCTCCAGTTCGGCCCCGGCGGCCGTCCC
Coding sequences within:
- a CDS encoding TetR/AcrR family transcriptional regulator, with protein sequence MSSSVQRKRIRKSPEARRAEIVDTAAAVALAEGLECLTLRRIAEELAVRPGLISHYFPSVEDLVAEAFGTAAGAELEVLLPPGADGLPGADGPPRADGGVPTPTGRLERFFARTSGEAYDAISRLWINARHLSRYRPLLRDRVAEQEAAWRGRLEEVIREGVERGEFRTEDPYVTAIQILVVLDGLGVHANTEDRDRPEAVTRMAVTTAERELGLPRGALTGALTGAPTGDAAGEAAGDA